The Dioscorea cayenensis subsp. rotundata cultivar TDr96_F1 chromosome 19, TDr96_F1_v2_PseudoChromosome.rev07_lg8_w22 25.fasta, whole genome shotgun sequence genome includes a window with the following:
- the LOC120283924 gene encoding protein STRICTOSIDINE SYNTHASE-LIKE 10-like, with product MKGKGMMAAAMAACIFFFIPSFEGPHHDDAKLQVLPLSNASGPESFAFDSAGQGPYTGVSDGRIFKWSPEHHQWIQFAVSSGYMDEECAGSQDKEKENICGRPLGLEFNNKTGDLFVADAYKGLLKATQDERILKPVVTSAEGGAFGFTNSLDIDQNSGVIYFSDSSINFQRRQFMKAIITGDRTGRVMKYDPEDEKVEVLINGLAFANGVALSRDGSFLLIVETTECRILKYKLKEKSVQVLVKLPGFPDNIKRSPRGGYWVAMHSRRKKVVQWALSVSWIRRMIPYLPFDLHKLSELMERWRGGALAMRIGDDGEVLEVLDNRFKFISEVHERNGTLWIGSVLVPFASLYKL from the exons ATGAAAGGAAAAGGTATGATGGCAGCTGCTATGGCAGCATGCATATTCTTCTTCATCCCATCTTTTGAAGGTCCTCATCATGATGATGCAAAGCTTCAAGTGTTGCCACTCAGTAATGCAAGTGGTCCTGAGAGTTTCGCCTTTGACTCCGCCGGCCAAGGCCCTTACACCGGCGTCTCCGATGGCCGGATCTTTAAATGGTCACCGGAACACCACCAATGGATTCAGTTTGCAGTTTCTTCAGGctatat ggaTGAAGAGTGTGCAGGATCACAAGATAAGGAGAAGGAGAACATATGTGGGCGTCCATTAGGCTtggaatttaataataaaacgGGTGATCTTTTCGTCGCTGATGCTTATAAAGGGCTGCTAAAGGCCACACAAGATGAGAGAATTTTAAAGCCTGTGGTCACAAGTGCAGAAGGTGGAGCATTTGGTTTCACAAACAGTTTGGATATTGATCAGAATTCAGGTGTTATCTACTTCTCTGATAGCAGCATAAATTTCCAGAGaag GCAGTTCATGAAGGCTATAATAACAGGTGATAGAACAGGAAGAGTGATGAAATATGATCCAGAAGATGAAAAGGTTGAGGTTCTGATCAATGGCTTAGCATTTGCTAATGGAGTAGCATTAAGCAGGGATGGTAGCTTCTTGTTGATAGTAGAGACAACTGAATGCAGGATACTGAAGTATAAACTCAAAGAGAAGAGTGTTCAAGTGCTTGTGAAGTTACCAGGGTTTCCTGATAATATAAAAAGGAGTCCAAGAGGAGGATATTGGGTAGCAATGCATTCAAGGAGGAAAAAGGTGGTACAGTGGGCTCTATCTGTTTCTTGGATAAGGAGAATGATTCCCTATCTTCCATTTGATCTTCATAAATTGAGTGAGTTAATGGAGAGATGGAGAGGAGGAGCTTTGGCTATGAGAATTGGGGATGATGGTGAGGTTTTGGAGGTTTTAGACAATAGGTTTAAGTTCATTAGTGAAGTTCATGAGAGGAATGGGACTTTGTGGATTGGCTCTGTTCTTGTGCCGTTTGCTTCTCTTTATAAGCTTTAG
- the LOC120283923 gene encoding annexin-like protein RJ4, producing MCYYIIEQEESLFQKPQGVMFNANAQNPVSLNPRGSCFLLVLYILHICIALFSSSLVSEIRRFIEREKQMATLIVPEHVPSPVEDAEQLRKAFQGWGTDDKTVIAILAHRNSTQRKHIQEAYEELYKECLTKRLESELNGEYEKAVYRWMFNPIEREAVLANIALKKSVDNPVIIEIACINSPADLLVVKQAYQALYKHSLEEDVAARSSGDLRKLLTGLVGTYRYNGDEIDVKLAQSEALILHEAIKRKNYNHEDIIRILTTRSKAQLNATFNRYKDEHAMTITKALSADSANDFVSALYVTIKCIVSPLKYHEKLLRNALNKSDDDSLTRVIVTRAEKDLNEIKELYLKRTNITLEQSISKKESGHYRSFLLALLGN from the exons ATGTGCTATTACATTATAGAACAAGAGGAATCTTTATTTCAGAAACCGCAAGGCGTTATGTTTAACGCTAACGCTCAAAACCCGGTTTCATTGAACCCACGTGGCTCTTGCTTCTTATTAGTTCTCTATATATTACACATTTGCATTGCCCTGTTCTCTTCATCACTTGTTTCAGAGATCCGGAGGTTTATAGAAAGAGAGAAACAAATGGCTACTCTTATAGTTCCGGAGCATGTCCCTTCTCCAGTTGAAGATGCAGAGCAACTCAGGAAGGCTTTCCAAG GATGGGGGACTGATGATAAGACAGTAATTGCAATCCTGGCACACAGGAACTCAACGCAAAGGAAACATATTCAAGAAGCCTATGAAGAACTCTACAAGGAGTGTCTCACCAAAAGGCTTGAATCTGAACTCAATGGTGAATATGAG AAAGCTGTGTACCGTTGGATGTTCAATCCGATTGAAAGAGAAGCAGTTCTTGCTAACATAGCACTGAAGAAGAGTGTTGATAACCCTGTTATCATTGAAATAGCCTGCATAAATTCACCTGCTGATCTTCTTGTAGTGAAGCAAGCATATCAAGCTCTGTACAAACACTCTTTGGAGGAAGATGTGGCTGCACGCAGTTCCGGAGACTTGCGGAAG CTCCTCACTGGATTAGTGGGCACGTATCGGTACAATGGCGATGAGATCGACGTCAAATTAGCTCAGTCAGAGGCCTTAATTCTCCATGAAGCTATCAAGCGCAAGAACTATAACCATGAAGATATCATTAGAATTCTGACTACTCGGAGCAAGGCACAACTCAATGCTACATTCAATCGTTATAAGGATGAACATGCCATGACCATTACCAAG GCTTTGTCTGCTGATTCTGCAAATGACTTTGTCTCAGCTTTGTATGTCACTATAAAATGTATCGTCTCTCCTCTCAAATACCATGAGAAG CTTCTGCGCAATGCGCTTAACAAGTCTGATGATGACTCACTGACTCGTGTGATCGTCACTCGTGCCGAAAAAGACTTGAATGAGATCAAGGAGCTATACCTCAAGAGAACCAACATCACTCTTGAACAATCAATCTCCAAGAAAGAATCAGGGCATTACAGGAGCTTCCTCCTTGCCTTACTGGGCAACTGA
- the LOC120249376 gene encoding 2-isopropylmalate synthase A-like: MDKALVYGTRDSGLHSFIALTLAVQDKVQPRLPFAPPWSPPSSSPQTLALFPSVPPSFPPPPSPLNSPSPPFPSNRLTRSFLSHCSLVSRPPYIPNRIDDPSYVRIFDTTLRDGEQSPGATMTSKQKLAIACQLAHLGVDIIEAGFPASSPDDLDAVRSIAIEVGNNPDENGYAPVICGLARCNKADIDAAWEAVRHAMRPRVHTFIATSEIHMKYKLRKSRAEVVRIASEMVAYARSLGCEDVEFSPEDAGRSDREFLYHVLAEVIKAGATTVNIPDTVGYTLPSEFGRLIADINANTRGIENVIISTHCQNDLGLATANTLAGAYSGARQLEVTVNGIGERAGNASLEEVVMAIKCRKELMGGLHTGINIKHIVMASKMVAEYSGLHVQPHKAIVGANAFAHESGIHQDGMLKNKSTYEIISPEDIGLTRSNESGIVLGKLSGRHALRSRLLEFGYDINGKELDDIFKRFKEVAEKKKHVTDADIEALISDEIFQTQVIWLLGDLQVTGGTLGLSTATVKLIASDGEEKIACSIGTGPVDAAYKAVDIIIGVPVILLEYSMNSVTEGIDAIASTRVVIRGDTTHSSTHALTGETVFRTFSGSGAGMDIVVSSVRAYVSALNKMLAFKDLSASKAARKVS, from the exons ATGGATAAGGCGCTGGTCTACGGAACCAGAGATTCTGG tcttCACTCCTTCATCGCATTAACACTTGCTGTTCAAGATAAGGTCCAGCCTCGTCTACCTTTCGCCCCGCCATGGtctcctccatcttcttctccccaaACCCTAGCTCTATTTCCTTCCGTTCCTCCCTcctttcctcctcctccttctccccTAAACTCTCCTTCGCCTCCCTTCCCCTCCAATCGCCTCACTCGATCCTTTCTCTCCCACTGCTCCCTCGTCTCTCGCCCGCCCTACATTCCAAACCGCATCGATGATCCCTCCTACGTTCGCATTTTCGACACCACTCTCCGCGACGGCGAGCAGTCCCCCGGCGCCACCATGACCTCAAAACAAAAGCTCGCCATCGCCTGCCAGCTCGCTCACCTAGGCGTCGACATCATTGAAGCCGGCTTCCCCGCCTCTTCCCCTGACGACCTCGATGCCGTCCGCTCTATCGCGATTGAGGTTGGGAACAACCCCGACGAGAACGGCTACGCCCCTGTTATCTGTGGGCTTGCTAGGTGTAATAAGGCGGACATTGATGCAGCTTGGGAGGCTGTGCGGCATGCGATGAGGCCTCGCGTCCATACGTTCATCGCTACTAGTGAGATCCACATGAAGTATAAACTTAGAAAGTCGAGAGCGGAGGTGGTGAGGATTGCTAGCGAAATGGTGGCTTATGCCCGGAGTCTGGGGTGCGAGGATGTTGAATTCAGCCCCGAGGACGCGGGAAG GTCCGACAGGGAGTTTCTTTATCATGTTCTGGCGGAAGTTATTAAAGCTGGGGCCACCACTGTCAACATTCCTGACACTGTTGGTTACACCCTTCCCTCTGAATTTGGACGATTAATTGCTGATATAAATGCCAATACTCGTGGAATAGAGAATGTGATCATTTCAACACACTGTCAGAATGATCTTGGACTTGCAACTGCTAATACATTAGCT GGTGCTTATTCTGGGGCACGACAACTTGAGGTGACAGTCAATGGTATTGGTGAAAGAGCTGGAAATGCTTCTTTGGAAGAG GTTGTTATGGCTATAAAGTGTCGTAAGGAACTTATGGGAGGCCTTCATACTGGGATCAACATTAAACATATTGTTATGGCTAGTAAGATG GTTGCAGAATACAGTGGCTTGCATGTCCAACCACATAAGGCAATTGTAGGTGCTAATGCTTTTGCCCATGAAAGTGGTATACACCAG GATGGCAtgcttaaaaataaaagcacataTGAAATTATATCTCCTGAGGATATTGGATTGACTCGATCTAATGAATCTGGGATTGTGCTAGGAAAGCTTAG TGGGCGCCATGCTCTCAGATCTAGACTTTTGGAG TTTGGGTATGACATAAATGGGAAAGAACTTGATGATATCTTCAAGCGTTTCAAAGAAGTTGCagagaaaaaaaag CATGTAACTGATGCTGACATTGAAGCACTTATTTCTGATGAGATATTCCAGACCCAGGTGATATGGTTGCTTGGTGATCTGCAG GTTACTGGCGGCACACTTGGCCTTTCTACAGCAACAGTTAAACTTATTGCTTCAGATGGGGAGGAGAAGATTGCATGCTCTATTGGAACAGGTCCTGTTGATGCAGCATATAAAGCTGTTGATATCATAATCGGG GTTCCTGTGATTCTGCTAGAGTATTCCATGAACTCAGTGACAGAAGGCATTGATGCCATTGCCTCCACAAGAGTTGTTATCCGTGGAGATACCACCCATTCATCTACACATGCCTTGACGGGAGAAACAGTCTTCCGTACTTTCag TGGATCTGGAGCAGGGATGGATATTGTTGTCTCCAGTGTTCGGGCTTATGTTAGTGCTCTAAACAAAATGTTAGCTTTCAAAGACTTATCAGCATCCAAGGCTGCTCGCAAAGTATCATAA
- the LOC120283927 gene encoding F-box protein SKIP5 isoform X1, whose protein sequence is MEIGKQSKARKTTPPASLTTTTTVNALDDGCLMHIFSFLSPIPDRYNTALVCHRWRYLACHPRLWLRVEPSIKGSGEPGVFPSLEDAISAARPGDTILIAAARNHVACNIQIKKPLCLVGGGDLPDDTVLTCSRGSESSESALEFLSTCKVVNLTVRAELGCCFLHRSGRLIIEGCVLQCEENPLDYLSYPIMSTAKSSCDAFASTLKGAPDSVTVARTRIEGGAKAVWTSGSLVLQSVRAIYARKSIFFWFEVGEMVAA, encoded by the exons ATGGAGATCGGAAAGCAGTCGAAGGCTCGGAAGACGACGCCGCCGGCCTCgttgacgacgacgacgacggtGAACGCCCTCGATGATGGCTGCCTTATGCACATCTTCAGCTTCCTCAGCCCCATCCCAG ATCGGTATAACACCGCCCTCGTTTGCCACAGATGGCGTTATTTGGCATGCCATCCGAGGCTATGGCTGCGGGTGGAGCCATCCATCAAAGGGTCCGGTGAGCCTGGAGTGTTTCCCAGCCTCGAAGATGCGATATCTGCTGCAAG gCCTGGGGACACCATTCTAATTGCTGCTGCTAGGAACCATGTTGCTTGCAATATCCAGATCAAAAAGCCCCTTTGCCTT GTGGGTGGCGGCGATCTTCCTGATGACACTGTATTGACCTGTTCTCGCGGCTCAGAAAG CTCAGAAAG TGCACTGGAGTTCCTGTCCACATGCAAAGTTGTGAACCTGACAGTAAGAGCGGAACTCGGTTGCTGCTTTCTTCACCGAAGTGGAAGGCTCATCATCGAAGGATGTGTGCTCCAGTGCGAGGAGAACCCTCTCGACTACCTCTCATATCCAATCATGAGCACTGCCAAAAGCAGTTGTGATGCATTTGCATCGACATTAAAGGGCGCTCCAGACAGTGTTACAGTTGCGAGAACCCGAATTGAAGGAGGTGCAAAGGCTGTTTGGACTAGTGGAAGCCTAGTGCTTCAAAGTGTGCGAGCCATCTATGCTCGCAAAAGCATCTTCTTCTGGTTCGAAGTTGGGGAAATGGTTGCTGCCTAA
- the LOC120283927 gene encoding F-box protein SKIP5 isoform X2, translating to MEIGKQSKARKTTPPASLTTTTTVNALDDGCLMHIFSFLSPIPDRYNTALVCHRWRYLACHPRLWLRVEPSIKGSGEPGVFPSLEDAISAARPGDTILIAAARNHVACNIQIKKPLCLVGGGDLPDDTVLTCSRGSESALEFLSTCKVVNLTVRAELGCCFLHRSGRLIIEGCVLQCEENPLDYLSYPIMSTAKSSCDAFASTLKGAPDSVTVARTRIEGGAKAVWTSGSLVLQSVRAIYARKSIFFWFEVGEMVAA from the exons ATGGAGATCGGAAAGCAGTCGAAGGCTCGGAAGACGACGCCGCCGGCCTCgttgacgacgacgacgacggtGAACGCCCTCGATGATGGCTGCCTTATGCACATCTTCAGCTTCCTCAGCCCCATCCCAG ATCGGTATAACACCGCCCTCGTTTGCCACAGATGGCGTTATTTGGCATGCCATCCGAGGCTATGGCTGCGGGTGGAGCCATCCATCAAAGGGTCCGGTGAGCCTGGAGTGTTTCCCAGCCTCGAAGATGCGATATCTGCTGCAAG gCCTGGGGACACCATTCTAATTGCTGCTGCTAGGAACCATGTTGCTTGCAATATCCAGATCAAAAAGCCCCTTTGCCTT GTGGGTGGCGGCGATCTTCCTGATGACACTGTATTGACCTGTTCTCGCGGCTCAGAAAG TGCACTGGAGTTCCTGTCCACATGCAAAGTTGTGAACCTGACAGTAAGAGCGGAACTCGGTTGCTGCTTTCTTCACCGAAGTGGAAGGCTCATCATCGAAGGATGTGTGCTCCAGTGCGAGGAGAACCCTCTCGACTACCTCTCATATCCAATCATGAGCACTGCCAAAAGCAGTTGTGATGCATTTGCATCGACATTAAAGGGCGCTCCAGACAGTGTTACAGTTGCGAGAACCCGAATTGAAGGAGGTGCAAAGGCTGTTTGGACTAGTGGAAGCCTAGTGCTTCAAAGTGTGCGAGCCATCTATGCTCGCAAAAGCATCTTCTTCTGGTTCGAAGTTGGGGAAATGGTTGCTGCCTAA
- the LOC120283926 gene encoding E3 ubiquitin-protein ligase DIS1 yields the protein MTSGNNYFDDMRIKPEVVDPPKVDDLMEISENVNEHAQHTPKPNLTVASSVRELLECPVCLSAMYPPIHQCSNGHTICSVCKPRVHNRCPTCRHELGNIRCLALEKVAASLELPCKYHTLGCSGIYPYYCKLKHESQCTFRPYNCPYAGSECTVVGDIPFLVNHLKDDHKVDMHNGSTFNHRYVKSNPHEVENATWMLTVFSCFGQYFCLHFEAFQLGMAPVYIAFLRFMGDDTEAKNYSYSLEVGANGRKMIWQGVPRSIRDGHRKVRDSYDGLVIQRNMALFFSGGDRKELKLRVTGRIWKEQ from the exons ATGACATCTgggaataattattttgatgatatgaGAATTAAGCCCGAGGTTGTTGATCCTCCTAAAGTTGATGACTTGATGGAAATCAGTGAAAATGTGAATGAACATGCTCAACACACACCAAAACCAAATTTAACTGTTGCTAGCAGTGTCCGCGAACTTCTTGAATGTCCTGTGTGCTTAAGTGCCATGTACCCTCCAATACATCAG TGTTCAAACGGTCACACAATATGTTCAGTATGCAAGCCTAGAGTGCATAATCGATGCCCCACTTGTAGACATGAACTGGGAAACATAAGGTGTCTTGCTTTGGAAAAAGTCGCCGCTTCTCTTGAATTACCTTGCAAGTATCACACATTAGGTTGTTCGGGTATATACCCCTACTACTGCAAGCTGAAGCATGAATCACAGTGCACATTTAGACCTTACAACTGTCCGTATGCTGGTTCCGAGTGCACGGTTGTTGGTGACATTCCTTTTTTGGTGAACCACCTGAAAGATGATCACAAAGTTGATATGCACAATGGAAGCACTTTCAACCACCGGTATGTCAAATCGAATCCTCATGAAGTTGAAAACGCGACCTGGATGCTAACG GTTTTCAGTTGCTTCGGACAATACTTCTGCTtgcattttgaggcatttcagCTCGGCATGGCACCTGTATACATAGCCTTCTTACGCTTCATGGGTGATGACACTGAGGCGAAGAACTACAGCTACAGCCTTGAAGTCGGAGCCAATGGCCGGAAGATGATCTGGCAAGGGGTACCTCGCAGCATAAGGGACGGGCATAGGAAGGTGCGTGACAGTTACGACGGCCTTGTCATCCAACGAAACATGGCGCTCTTCTTCTCTGGCGGTGATAGGAAGGAGTTGAAGCTCAGAGTGACAGGGAGGATTTGGAAGGAACAGTAA
- the LOC120283649 gene encoding uncharacterized protein LOC120283649 — protein sequence MVMAMPWGLAVYMMTMVWAVLDGWISSCLFVADEIATALRTGDIGPFPVG from the coding sequence atgGTGATGGCGATGCCTTGGGGACTGGCGGTGTACATGATGACCATGGTCTGGGCTGTCTTGGATGGCTGGATCTCTTCCTGTTTGTTCGTCGCTGATGAGATCGCCACCGCTCTGCGGACCGGCGACATTGGCCCCTTTCCCGTTGGATGA